A portion of the Algisphaera agarilytica genome contains these proteins:
- a CDS encoding type II secretion system protein has protein sequence MSRHTRSGFTLIELLVVISIIALLIGLLLPSLAAARETARTMQCSSKMKQLVLAAEIYAQESKGKYPSRAGDNGDARWPHYFRQTIQTPELLVCPNDESPISLTPPQVVEEFDIADRSYLFNGFNDLKHDANVSAPNGTWDEDDETAMPQAALVNFSEVIFFGEKESSEASFYLDIFANDPYRVLERSRHGGTGNPERGGVSNYAFGDGHVTAYEFNDTTVPVNLWAVTADNR, from the coding sequence ATGTCACGTCACACACGCTCCGGATTCACACTGATCGAATTACTGGTGGTCATCAGCATCATCGCTTTGCTGATCGGGCTGCTCCTGCCCTCGCTCGCCGCGGCCCGTGAGACGGCCCGTACGATGCAGTGCTCCAGTAAGATGAAGCAACTGGTCTTGGCGGCGGAGATCTACGCCCAGGAATCCAAGGGGAAGTATCCCTCAAGAGCTGGCGACAACGGCGATGCTCGTTGGCCTCACTATTTCCGGCAGACGATCCAGACTCCCGAGTTGTTGGTTTGTCCTAACGATGAATCGCCGATTAGCCTGACGCCGCCTCAGGTCGTTGAGGAATTTGATATTGCGGATCGGAGCTATCTCTTCAATGGTTTTAATGACCTGAAGCACGATGCAAACGTGAGTGCGCCAAACGGCACATGGGACGAAGACGATGAAACCGCGATGCCACAGGCGGCCTTGGTGAACTTTTCTGAGGTCATCTTTTTCGGGGAGAAAGAAAGCAGCGAGGCGAGTTTTTACCTCGACATCTTTGCCAATGATCCCTACCGCGTGTTGGAACGCTCCCGCCACGGTGGCACCGGCAACCCCGAGCGGGGCGGCGTCTCGAATTACGCATTTGGTGATGGCCACGTCACCGCGTACGAGTTCAACGATACCACCGTGCCGGTTAACCTCTGGGCGGTGACCGCAGACAACC